A genome region from Defluviimonas aquaemixtae includes the following:
- the rsmI gene encoding 16S rRNA (cytidine(1402)-2'-O)-methyltransferase, with amino-acid sequence MTGQRPKPEPGLHFVATPIGAARDITLRALDILAGADVLAAEDTRTLRHLMDIHGIALGDRPLLAYHDHNAGRVRPRILAALEEGKSVAYASEAGTPLVADPGFQLARTAIEAGHRVLSAPGPSAVLAALTVSGLPTDRFLFAGFPPAAGGQRKAWLADLAEIPATLVLYESPKRVQKLLGDLAVAYGEDRRAVVCRELTKKFEEVTRGTIGELVGALADRAIKGEVVVLVDRAMAKLADPVEVEAALKEALKCHSTRDAASLVAETLGLPRREVYQSALKLAAGN; translated from the coding sequence ATGACCGGCCAACGCCCGAAGCCCGAGCCTGGGCTGCACTTCGTGGCCACACCGATCGGCGCGGCGCGCGACATCACGTTGCGCGCGCTCGATATTCTCGCGGGCGCCGACGTGCTCGCGGCCGAGGATACCCGGACCCTTAGGCACCTAATGGACATCCACGGGATCGCACTCGGCGACCGCCCGCTTCTGGCCTATCACGACCACAATGCCGGGCGCGTGCGCCCAAGGATCCTCGCCGCGCTCGAAGAGGGGAAATCCGTGGCCTACGCCTCCGAGGCGGGAACGCCGCTGGTCGCCGATCCGGGGTTTCAACTCGCTCGCACGGCGATCGAGGCGGGCCACCGGGTGCTGTCGGCGCCCGGTCCTTCAGCGGTGCTCGCCGCGCTGACCGTGTCCGGCCTGCCGACCGACAGGTTTCTCTTCGCGGGCTTTCCGCCGGCGGCGGGCGGACAGCGCAAGGCATGGCTGGCCGACCTCGCCGAAATCCCCGCAACGCTTGTTCTCTACGAATCGCCGAAGCGCGTTCAGAAATTGTTAGGGGATCTGGCAGTAGCGTACGGAGAGGACCGGCGCGCAGTGGTTTGCCGGGAACTGACGAAGAAGTTCGAAGAGGTGACGCGAGGCACAATTGGCGAGCTTGTCGGAGCGCTCGCCGACCGGGCGATCAAGGGCGAAGTCGTGGTCCTCGTTGACCGCGCGATGGCAAAGCTGGCTGATCCGGTTGAGGTTGAAGCCGCGTTGAAGGAGGCACTGAAATGCCATTCGACCCGGGACGCGGCAAGCTTGGTGGCCGAAACACTGGGTCTGCCACGACGCGAGGTGTACCAGAGCGCCCTGAAACTCGCCGCCGGCAATTGA
- a CDS encoding YraN family protein, with translation MTGAQAHHGGRVAEQQVEADYARRGYRVVARRWRGRGGEIDLILRDGARVVFVEVKRAETFAIAAERLTDRQMARIQAAAAEFVAGEPDGQDTDVAFDVALVDGSGRIDIIVNAIGV, from the coding sequence TTGACGGGCGCCCAGGCTCATCACGGTGGGCGCGTCGCCGAACAACAGGTCGAGGCTGATTATGCCCGCCGCGGCTACCGAGTTGTGGCGCGGCGCTGGCGCGGGCGGGGCGGGGAGATCGACCTGATCCTGCGCGATGGCGCGCGGGTGGTCTTCGTCGAGGTCAAGCGCGCCGAGACCTTCGCGATCGCCGCCGAACGGCTGACAGATCGCCAGATGGCCCGCATCCAGGCCGCTGCGGCCGAGTTCGTTGCGGGCGAGCCGGACGGCCAGGATACCGATGTCGCCTTCGACGTGGCGCTGGTCGACGGCAGTGGCCGCATCGACATCATCGTGAACGCCATCGGAGTCTGA
- the gshB gene encoding glutathione synthase gives MGLKVAIQMDPIERIDINADSSFRIAIEAQERGHELFYYTPGRLIYREGRVLAHGWPLELRREKGNHFTLGAETEVDLADWDVVWLRQDPPFDMGYITTTHLLDMIHPRTLVVNDPFWVRNYPEKLLVLTFPDLTPPTLIARDLAAIRAFKAAHGDIILKPLYGNGGAGVFRLDPNDRNLASLHELFIGMNREPLIAQQYVPAVVEGDKRIILVDGEPVGAINRIPAEGETRSNMHVGGRPEKIGLSDRDREICAAIGPTLREKGQIFVGIDVIGDWLTEINVTSPTGIQELERFDGTNVARLIWQAIEARRSGR, from the coding sequence ATGGGACTAAAGGTGGCGATCCAGATGGACCCGATCGAGCGGATCGACATCAACGCCGATTCGAGCTTTCGCATCGCGATCGAGGCTCAGGAACGCGGGCACGAGCTTTTTTACTATACGCCCGGAAGGCTCATCTATCGCGAAGGGCGCGTGCTAGCCCATGGCTGGCCTCTGGAGCTTCGGCGCGAGAAGGGAAACCACTTCACGCTCGGCGCCGAGACCGAAGTCGACCTGGCTGACTGGGACGTTGTCTGGCTGCGCCAGGACCCGCCCTTCGACATGGGCTACATCACGACGACGCATCTGCTGGACATGATCCATCCCCGGACGCTTGTGGTGAACGACCCCTTCTGGGTCAGGAACTACCCCGAAAAGCTCCTCGTCCTGACCTTCCCCGACCTCACACCCCCGACGCTGATCGCGCGCGACCTCGCCGCGATCCGTGCCTTCAAAGCCGCACATGGCGACATCATCCTCAAGCCGCTCTACGGCAACGGTGGCGCGGGTGTCTTCCGGCTCGACCCAAACGACCGCAACCTCGCCTCGCTGCACGAGCTGTTCATCGGCATGAACCGCGAGCCTCTGATCGCGCAGCAGTATGTTCCCGCTGTGGTCGAAGGTGACAAGCGCATCATTCTCGTCGACGGTGAGCCCGTGGGCGCGATCAACCGCATTCCGGCAGAAGGCGAGACGCGGTCGAACATGCATGTCGGTGGCCGGCCTGAGAAGATCGGCCTCTCCGACCGCGACCGTGAGATTTGCGCGGCGATTGGACCCACGCTGCGCGAGAAGGGGCAGATCTTCGTCGGGATCGATGTGATTGGCGACTGGCTGACTGAGATCAACGTGACCTCTCCGACCGGCATTCAGGAACTCGAACGGTTCGACGGCACCAATGTCGCCCGACTGATCTGGCAGGCGATCGAGGCGCGGCGCTCAGGGCGATGA